In Acidobacteriota bacterium, a single window of DNA contains:
- a CDS encoding cupin domain-containing protein, translating to MTTFRIRKLHELVGGLKETTAVKELVRELEAKVRSSKVPFEGAALPGYLVEGRLPPGIASAWIFVLRPDTPTPPHYHPNSIQHMAVIQGGGTGQIGPYRFTLQPYDPAFPERSLLIIPERVPHSFEAGHETLAVMSFHTVAAEDLVEVEVETGEARTYLDRDARPAKAKPAARPPRPAPPRPRRPPAGRGRPAKGPRKPRS from the coding sequence ATGACGACCTTTCGGATCCGAAAGCTGCACGAGCTCGTGGGGGGGCTGAAGGAGACGACGGCCGTGAAGGAACTCGTGCGGGAATTGGAGGCGAAGGTCCGCTCCTCCAAGGTGCCCTTCGAAGGCGCCGCGCTCCCCGGGTATCTCGTGGAGGGCCGCCTGCCGCCCGGAATCGCCAGCGCCTGGATCTTCGTTCTGCGCCCCGACACGCCCACTCCCCCCCACTACCACCCGAATTCCATCCAGCACATGGCCGTCATTCAGGGAGGAGGAACCGGCCAGATCGGGCCCTACCGCTTCACCCTCCAGCCCTACGACCCGGCGTTTCCGGAGCGCTCCCTCCTGATCATTCCCGAGCGGGTGCCCCACTCCTTCGAGGCCGGCCACGAGACCCTCGCCGTGATGTCCTTTCACACGGTCGCGGCGGAAGACCTCGTGGAGGTGGAGGTGGAGACGGGAGAGGCCCGCACCTACCTCGACCGGGACGCCCGGCCCGCCAAGGCGAAGCCCGCGGCCCGCCCGCCCAGACCGGCCCCCCCGCGGCCCCGGCGGCCGCCCGCCGGACGCGGGCGTCCCGCCAAGGGACCGCGGAAGCCTCGTTCCTGA